The archaeon CG10_big_fil_rev_8_21_14_0_10_43_11 DNA segment CAAGGCGACGGTCTTATTAAAATTGAAATGCACTTCCTGCCTGACGTGTATGTCACGTGCGAAGAGTGCAAAGGTGCACGCTACAACGATGAAACACTTGAAGTTTATTACAAAGGAAAAAACATCAGCGAAGTACTGGACATGAGCGTGGAAGAAGCCCTTGACTTTTTTTACCACATCCCAAAAATTTATCGCAAGCTAAAAACACTCCAGGATGTCGGACTCACGTACGTCAAGCTTGGACAATCATCTACCACGCTCTCAGGAGGCGAAGCACAACGCATCAAGCTCACACGCGAACTTGCAAAACGAGACAATGGAAATAACCTCTACCTACTTGACGAACCAACAACCGGTCTGCACTTTGATGATGTAAAAAAACTTATTCTCGTATTACAACACCTCGTAAACAAAGGAAACACCATCATCGTTATTGAACACAATCTTGACATCATAAAAAACGCTGACCACATTCTTGACCTTGGACCTGAAGGAGGCAACGGCGGCGGACGCATTATTGCACAAGGAACCCCCGAACACGTAGCAAAAAACACGCAAAGCCATACTGGCGCGTTTTTAAAACGACTCTTACCATGATTGACCTAAAACTACTGCCAACTGACCCTGGATGTTACGCGTACAAAAACACAGACGCAGCTATTATCTACATTGGCAAAGCAAAAAACCTCAAAAAACGCGTGTCAAGTTATTTTACAAAAACGCATGAAGACCCCAAAACTAAAGCACTCGTAAATGAGACTGCAGACATTGAACTGTTTGTCACCTCAAACGAAGTTGAAGCCCTTATTTTAGAAAATAATCTTGTCAAACAACACCAGCCAAAATACAACATCCTCCTCAAAGACGCACGCAGTTATGCATACTTACTTGTTACTGACGAAACATATCCAAGACTCTTAACAAGCAGAAAAAAAGACGCACGCGGAAGTCTCTACGGTCCGTTTGTGAGTGGAGAATACCGCGAACTCGTGCGAAAATTGCTTGTTAACAGCTTCAAACTCAGAACGTGCAAGCGACTCCCAAAACGGGCGTGCCTGCGCTACCACATCGGACTGTGTAACGCACCTTGTGAAGCAAAAGAAACACGCCACGAATATGACTCGCGCGTTGAAACAGTTAAACACTTTCTTAAAGGAAATGTTAATGCACTCAAAAAAGAACTGAAAAATGAAATGCACGAACAATCACACACACAGCACTACGAACAAGCAAAAACAATCCGCGACCAGCTCCACGCACTTGAATATTTGGAAGTGCGCCAAAACGTTGAACAAAAACGAAACTATGACGAAAACGTGATGAACTTTGTGCGCGAAGACAACACAGTCCACATGATTGTTTTTACCCTTAACAAAGGCGTGCTCGCAACAAAACAGGAATTCAGTTTCCCCCACTCTGAGGATTTTCTCGACGAGTTTATCAAACAATACTACGCAGAAAACCCCATTCCCTCCCGCATCCTTATTCCCCACCCCCTTGCTGACAAGACTATTCAAATCTACTTAACGCACGTGCGCGGCGCAAACGTGCGAATACACATTCCACAGCGAGGCAGCAGAAAAGAACTGCTCGACCTTGTCAAACGCAATGTAGAAGTCAGTCTTGTTAAAGAAAACTATCGCGTTACTGACTTAAAAGAAAAACTTGAACTCAACTTTAACCCGGTCGTGATTGAAGGATTTGACGTCTCACACACGCAAGGAACATACGTTGTAGGCTCAATGGTGCGATTTGTAAATGGCACAGCAGACAAAACAGGCTACCGCCGCTTTAAGATGCGCTCGTACCAAAGCAATGACGACTTTCAAGGCATCTATGAAATTGTAAAACGAAGATACACCCGGCTCAAAGCCGAATCAAAACAGTATCCTGACCTCATCCTTATTGACGGGGGACGCGGACAATTAAACGCAGCAATAAAAGCACTTCGTGAAATTAACGCACACATCCCTCTTGTGTCCCTTGCAAAACAAGAGGAAGAATTATATATGCCCGGAAAACCAGAACCCCTGCGCCTTGACAAGAAATCAGACGGGCTGCGACTACTTATGAACGTGCGCGACGAATCACACCGGTTTGCAATCACCTACCACCAATTATTGCGCAAAAAAGGATTCATACCATGACTGAAACATTTACTCTCAAAGCCGGATTCAAACCAGAAGGAGACCAGCCTAAAGCGATTAAACAACTCATAGACGGCTTTAAGTCAGGCAAAACCAAACAAACCCTGCTTGGCGTGACTGGAAGCGGCAAAACATTTACCATAAGCAATGCCATTCAAAAACTTAACAAGCCAACGCTTGTTATTGCACACAACAAAACACTTGCAGCCCAACTCTACCAGGAATTCAAAGAATTCTTTCCTGAAAATAAAGTAGAATACTTTGTGAGTTACTACGACTACTACCAGCCAGAATCATACCTGCCTGCAAGCGACACGTACATTGAAAAAGAATTGAGCATTAACCCAAAAATAGAGCAGATGCGGCTCTCAGCAACGCACTCGCTTATGACACGAAAAGACGTTATCATTGTTGCAAGTGTGAGCTGCATTTATGGTCTTGGAAACCCAAAAAATTACTACAAACTCTCATTTAATCTCAAAACAGGCATGAAACTTTCACGACGAGACTTCTTAGGAAAGCTGCTTGACATGCAATATGAACGAAACGATATGGAATTCACGTGGGGCACGTTTCGCGTACGTGGAAACAGTGTAGACGTGCACTTAGGGCATGTGCTGCGCGTAGAATTCGATGGAGATACAGTAAAAAAGCTCAGTCTTGTAGACCCCTTCAATTTTTTTGAAAAAACCGTGCTCAATGATTTCTTTTTATTTCCTGCAAAACATTTTGTCGTTGACAAACAAGACAAAGAAGATGCAATAAAGACTATTCGAAAAGAACTTGAGCGTGAACTTCCAAAAATTGATGACCTCCTTATCAAACACCGGCTCAAAAAAAGAGTTGAATACGATTTAGAGATGATAAAAGAGCTGGGCTACTGCAACGGCATTGAAAACTACTCGCGCCATTTTGACAAACGAAAACC contains these protein-coding regions:
- the uvrC gene encoding excinuclease ABC subunit C (The UvrABC repair system catalyzes the recognition and processing of DNA lesions. UvrC both incises the 5' and 3' sides of the lesion. The N-terminal half is responsible for the 3' incision and the C-terminal half is responsible for the 5' incision), giving the protein MIDLKLLPTDPGCYAYKNTDAAIIYIGKAKNLKKRVSSYFTKTHEDPKTKALVNETADIELFVTSNEVEALILENNLVKQHQPKYNILLKDARSYAYLLVTDETYPRLLTSRKKDARGSLYGPFVSGEYRELVRKLLVNSFKLRTCKRLPKRACLRYHIGLCNAPCEAKETRHEYDSRVETVKHFLKGNVNALKKELKNEMHEQSHTQHYEQAKTIRDQLHALEYLEVRQNVEQKRNYDENVMNFVREDNTVHMIVFTLNKGVLATKQEFSFPHSEDFLDEFIKQYYAENPIPSRILIPHPLADKTIQIYLTHVRGANVRIHIPQRGSRKELLDLVKRNVEVSLVKENYRVTDLKEKLELNFNPVVIEGFDVSHTQGTYVVGSMVRFVNGTADKTGYRRFKMRSYQSNDDFQGIYEIVKRRYTRLKAESKQYPDLILIDGGRGQLNAAIKALREINAHIPLVSLAKQEEELYMPGKPEPLRLDKKSDGLRLLMNVRDESHRFAITYHQLLRKKGFIP